A window of Ananas comosus cultivar F153 linkage group 4, ASM154086v1, whole genome shotgun sequence contains these coding sequences:
- the LOC109709724 gene encoding protein RETICULATA-RELATED 4, chloroplastic-like: MAAASFSSSSSGALSASFLRSPSDPRPRSLSLSLSLSPSRSCSLRARHPSLPKPFFVARSGGGGGIGGSGNSGGGGGGGDGEEGDSRRKNRDEALLALAEIGRSLESVPSDLAAAIEDGRIPGAIVRRFAELEKSPLFRWLMQFGGFKERLLADDLFLAKVAMECGVGIFTKTAAEYERRRENFVKELDFVIADVVMAIVADFMLVWLPAPTVSLQPPLSVGAGLIAKFFRNCPDNAFQVALAGRSYSLLQRIGAIVRNGSKLFVVGTSASLIGTAVTNALIKARKAVNKDFAGETEDIPIVSTSVAYGVYMAISSNLRYQILAGVVEQRILEPMLHNHKLMLSAMCFAFRTGNTFLGSLLWVDYARWVGVQ, from the exons atggccgccgcctccttctcctcctcctcctccggcgcccTCTCCGCCTCCTTCCTCCGCTCCCCATCCGACCCTCGGCCCcgatccctctccctctctctctccctctccccctcccgcTCCTGCTCCCTCCGCGCGCGGCACCCCTCCCTCCCCAAACCATTCTTCGTCGCCAgatccggcggcggcggcggcatcggAGGATCCGGAAActccggcggcggaggcggcggcggcgatggggAGGAGGGGGATTCGAGGCGGAAGAACCGGGACGAGGCGTTGCTCGCACTGGCGGAGATCGGGCGATCCCTGGAAAGCGTCCCGTCCGATCTGGCTGCGGCGATCGAGGACGGGAGGATCCCGGGGGCGATCGTGCGCCGCTTCGCCGAGCTCGAGAAGTCGCCGCTCTTCCGGTGGCTGATGCAGTTCGGGGGCTTCAAGGAGCGGCTCCTCGCCGACGATCTCTTCCTGGCTAAGGTCGCCATGGAATGCGGCGTCGGGATCTTCACCAAG ACTGCAGCAGAGTAcgaaaggaggagagagaattTTGTCAAAGAATTAGATTTTGTTATTGCAGATGTG GTCATGGCTATAGTAGCAGATTTTATGCTTGTCTGGCTTCCTGCTCCAACTGTGTCACTTCAACCACCTCTTTCAGTTGGCGCTGGTCTCATCGCTAAATTCTTCCGCAATTGCCCAGATAATGCTTTTCAG GTTGCTTTGGCTGGAAGATCTTACTCATTATTACAGAGAATAGGTGCAATTGTG CGAAATGGATCGAAGCTTTTTGTAGTGGGAACTAGTGCATCTCTG attGGGACTGCTGTAACTAATGCTTTGATTAAAGCAAGGAAGGCTGTTAACAAGGATTTTGCTGGTGAAACAGAGGATATTCCTATAGTATCAACCAGTGTTGCCTATGGCGTATACATGGCAATTTCAAGCAACCTTAG GTACCAGATTCTGGCTGGAGTGGTGGAGCAACGGATCTTGGAGCCGATGCTACACAACCACAAACTCATGTTGAGTGCAATGTGCTTTGCATTCCGCACGGGAAATACATTCTTGGGTTCCTTACT GTGGGTTGACTATGCAAGGTGGGTAGGCGTCCAATAG
- the LOC109709549 gene encoding AP2-like ethylene-responsive transcription factor At2g41710 isoform X1 produces the protein MAAASSSSSHDAGFSTASAMGGGGGGGVVGGEGASWEGGGGGGGGGGRGGADRVSVAGLKRARKERVCTAKERISRMPPCAAGKRSSIYRGVTRHRWTGRYEAHLWDKSTWNQSQNKKGKQVYLGAYDDEEAAARAYDLAALKYWGAGTLINFPVSDYVRDIEEMQMVSKEDYLVSLRRKSSAFSRGFPKYRGLPRQPQNSRRDASFGQLLGNDHNNLNCSTSKDVMTDGNYAGSFVLERKIDLTNYIRWWLPKKARQSESASASEEVANELRNLESSIPPTEPYKLPSLGPQNLKPRSGSLSACSILSQSDAYKNFMDKYSKLSEEKEGVSGKETDLGKTVPIQFASSGFDGSVVSIGLAEFPAQKSPYMLSPLLSAPLRTSWNPVDPITDPLFWTGLVSPTGQSLTTLHGKNEASSSYSYQCQE, from the exons ATGGCTGCggcttcgtcgtcgtcgtcgcacGATGCGGGGTTTTCGACGGCGTCGGCGatgggagggggagggggagggggagttGTAGGGGGCGAAGGGGCGTCatgggaaggaggaggaggaggtggcggtggtggtgggagGGGCGGCGCGGATCGGGTGAGCGTGGCGGGGCTGAAGCGGGCGAGGAAGGAGAGGGTCTGCACCGCCAAGGAGCGCATCAGCCGCATGCCCCCCTGCGCCGCCGGCAAGCGCAGCTCCATCTACCGCGGCGTCACCCG GCACCGATGGACCGGTCGTTATGAAGCTCATCTTTGGGATAAGAGCACCTGGAACCAGAGCCAAAATAAGAAAGGGAAACAAG TATATTTAG GTGCGTATGATGATGAAGAGGCTGCAGCTAGAGCATATGATCTTGCCGCTTTGAAATACTGGGGTGCCGGGACACTAATTAATTTTCCT GTCAGTGACTATGTAAGAGATATTGAAGAGATGCAGATGGTTTCAAAGGAGGACTATCTCGTGTCTCTCAGAAG AAAAAGCAGTGCTTTTTCAAGAGGATTCCCTAAATATCGTGGACTTCCTAG ACAACCTCAAAATTCCCGACGGGATGCATCTTTTGGACAGTTGCTAGGAAATGACCATAACAACCTAAACTGCA GTACAAGCAAGGATGTGATGACAGATGGAAATTATGCCGGCAGCTTTGTTTTGGAGAGAAAAATTGATCTGACAAACTATATCAGGTGGTGGCTACCAAAGAAAGCACGTCAATCAGAATCTGCCTCTGCTTCCGAAGAAGTAGCCAATGAACTCCGAAATCTCGAGTCCTCAATACCACCAACCGAGCCGTACAAGCTGCCTTCTCTTGGCCCTCAGAACTTGAAGCCTCGTTCAGGGAGCCTTTCTGCGTGTAGTATCTTATCACAGTCTGATgcctacaaaaattttatggacaagTATTCAAAGTTGTCAGAAGAGAAGGAAGGTGTTTCTGGTAAAGAAACGGACCTTGGGAAAACAGTTCCCATACAGTTTGCTAGCAGTGGATTTGATGGATCAGTAGTTAGCATAGGCTTGGCTGAGTTTCCAGCTCAAAAATCTCCCTATATGTTGTCTCCTCTTCTCTCTGCACCATTAAGGACCAGCTGGAATCCTGTTGATCCCATAACTGATCCTCTTTTCTGGACCGGTCTTGTTTCACCAACCGGGCAATCTCTGACAACATTG CACGGGAAGAACGAAGCTAGTTCTAGTTACTCATATCAATGTCAGGAATGA
- the LOC109709549 gene encoding AP2-like ethylene-responsive transcription factor At2g41710 isoform X2, protein MAAASSSSSHDAGFSTASAMGGGGGGGVVGGEGASWEGGGGGGGGGGRGGADRVSVAGLKRARKERVCTAKERISRMPPCAAGKRSSIYRGVTRHRWTGRYEAHLWDKSTWNQSQNKKGKQVYLGAYDDEEAAARAYDLAALKYWGAGTLINFPVSDYVRDIEEMQMVSKEDYLVSLRRKSSAFSRGFPKYRGLPRQPQNSRRDASFGQLLGNDHNNLNCSTSKDVMTDGNYAGSFVLERKIDLTNYIRWWLPKKARQSESASASEEVANELRNLESSIPPTEPYKLPSLGPQNLKPRSGSLSACSILSQSDAYKNFMDKYSKLSEEKEGVSGKETDLGKTVPIQFASSGFDGSVVSIGLAEFPAQKSPYMLSPLLSAPLRTSWNPVDPITDPLFWTGLVSPTGQSLTTLVYEILLYKEPWW, encoded by the exons ATGGCTGCggcttcgtcgtcgtcgtcgcacGATGCGGGGTTTTCGACGGCGTCGGCGatgggagggggagggggagggggagttGTAGGGGGCGAAGGGGCGTCatgggaaggaggaggaggaggtggcggtggtggtgggagGGGCGGCGCGGATCGGGTGAGCGTGGCGGGGCTGAAGCGGGCGAGGAAGGAGAGGGTCTGCACCGCCAAGGAGCGCATCAGCCGCATGCCCCCCTGCGCCGCCGGCAAGCGCAGCTCCATCTACCGCGGCGTCACCCG GCACCGATGGACCGGTCGTTATGAAGCTCATCTTTGGGATAAGAGCACCTGGAACCAGAGCCAAAATAAGAAAGGGAAACAAG TATATTTAG GTGCGTATGATGATGAAGAGGCTGCAGCTAGAGCATATGATCTTGCCGCTTTGAAATACTGGGGTGCCGGGACACTAATTAATTTTCCT GTCAGTGACTATGTAAGAGATATTGAAGAGATGCAGATGGTTTCAAAGGAGGACTATCTCGTGTCTCTCAGAAG AAAAAGCAGTGCTTTTTCAAGAGGATTCCCTAAATATCGTGGACTTCCTAG ACAACCTCAAAATTCCCGACGGGATGCATCTTTTGGACAGTTGCTAGGAAATGACCATAACAACCTAAACTGCA GTACAAGCAAGGATGTGATGACAGATGGAAATTATGCCGGCAGCTTTGTTTTGGAGAGAAAAATTGATCTGACAAACTATATCAGGTGGTGGCTACCAAAGAAAGCACGTCAATCAGAATCTGCCTCTGCTTCCGAAGAAGTAGCCAATGAACTCCGAAATCTCGAGTCCTCAATACCACCAACCGAGCCGTACAAGCTGCCTTCTCTTGGCCCTCAGAACTTGAAGCCTCGTTCAGGGAGCCTTTCTGCGTGTAGTATCTTATCACAGTCTGATgcctacaaaaattttatggacaagTATTCAAAGTTGTCAGAAGAGAAGGAAGGTGTTTCTGGTAAAGAAACGGACCTTGGGAAAACAGTTCCCATACAGTTTGCTAGCAGTGGATTTGATGGATCAGTAGTTAGCATAGGCTTGGCTGAGTTTCCAGCTCAAAAATCTCCCTATATGTTGTCTCCTCTTCTCTCTGCACCATTAAGGACCAGCTGGAATCCTGTTGATCCCATAACTGATCCTCTTTTCTGGACCGGTCTTGTTTCACCAACCGGGCAATCTCTGACAACATTG GTGTACGAGATATTGCTATATAAGGAGCCTTGGTGGTAG